From Solanum stenotomum isolate F172 chromosome 2, ASM1918654v1, whole genome shotgun sequence:
ACTTCTAATCTAGCTTCATTAACATTTTGATAGCCCATGCAGGCAGTCAGAACAAGTTGACTGCTATCGAATGTCGAGCCAGTAAGTGACTGCAGCAGAGTGACTGCATCCCCAGCATCTTTTGTGGTAACTAATGCGGGTCCTGGACAAGACCAAACAAATCACTTTTGTGCAACCAAAATATGAATATAGATTAAAGCTGCAAGGAATAAAAGAACTAACAATTTATCAATTGTTGTAAACTCGAAAGATTACCATATAATTCCATCAAAGCAAGCGCTGAACAAAATAACATCACACGATTTCCTTCAAACAGAAGAACATCCCATACTCTAAGAACTAAAACCAAGGAAAATTAATAAGAAAGGGAGTCAACAAACAGTAAGATGAACAAGGCGTGAAATGTGAATAAGAAGATTCCGAGCACAGTGACCTAAATTAAGCATAATGACAACTTAACACTTGGTTAGATCTGCATTCTCAGCCACCATACAGCTTAAATTTTTCATGAGAGAGAGAAACCAACCACTTTCCCACGGAAGCATGTTCATAAATATGGAGAGGAACCATGGTCCTGTAACCCATGCTACCTGCACTCCCAGGTAATCCAGATGATTAACTGCAATGAAGCATTTGTGAAGACACCAAAagttaacaataataataataataactaccaATGGCACGGACAGATAATCTGAAGAAAGGTGCTTTACAAAAGGAAGTCAAAGAAAAAGACATACCCAACTTTGGAAATTTTTCTCGCACCAACTCCTCAAGAACAAGTTGGTCAACCTGACAAGAGATGATCAAGCAAATAAAACCTTGTTTGATATGTTCATACTTCTGATATGCAATTGAAACATACCAAAGTAATGAAAGGAGCATGAAGAGGTAGCACCAAGTTATAGCAAGCAAAAACCAAAACTTTCTTTTACCTGAGACTCTAGCATCTCTTCTGAGTAGTATCCATCAAAGTAATCATCTAAAATCCCCATCAAAGTCCTGTaagttttattattaaaaaaagtccTATAAGTTTCGGCAACATCTTGATTCCAATGAGCCCAAAGTGACAAAAGCAGAAACTCATGTTACATCTACATAACAAATAACTCTGCAAGTATGATCTGCTAAAGAACGCCAATGCTCTCTGAATTGTGAACTGTGAGTAGAAGCAATTTCATCTACATATATAAACTAAGACATATCCATCTGGAATATAAGATGTAAACAAAGTTAAGAAACATACCAAAACGCATTTTCCTCCGGCATTAGAAGCAATAATAGACCAGCAAAAAAATTCATGGCCTGCATTTTTAGACCAAAGATGCAGTTTGATCAATGCCAAAGGACTATTAATCCACTTAAGGAAAATAATTGTTTGGATAATTCTTAGATAGGTAAAGAATCAATGTTTCACGAAATAAAACTATAACACATTGTCTACAATATTTTTCAGAAGAAAATAGAgtttaataataaaatctaGAATGAGATGCTGGGCATTTACACAGAGAGGAGCAATAACACCATGTCAACAGCACCCCTTAGAACAATCTGAGAACAATGTTGGACATACTTAAATAGATGATAATATTCTACATCTTTCACTTATTTCAAGAATGCAAATATTCAAACAATAAATTTGAATCCAAATCATAGTAATTCatcaacaattattataatatatttcttatccTTGTCAATATTTATGCAAGTAAAATTACCCTTTATCAACCTGTGAGACAAAGGGAACTTTAGAAAGCTGTCAATGGGGATTGACGCTTAGAAAGATCAAATTTAGAGCTCAACAACCCAGATACCCATGAAAGGAGAGGAGAACAAGAAGAAATCTAAACATGCAtgtggtaattttttttttttttatgaccgagaaatccgtctggaGGACCAAGCCTTAATTAGGAGTTAGGACCACCCGCAGCATTCAATCCTCAAAGATAATGGATCTGCTTTCTACCCTTTTCCACATAAATACCAAGTTAAGTTCTTCACATTGCACAAGGCTTGAACATGTGACCTAGGTCACAGGTCCCTCAACCTTTGCCACTTGAACTTAAGCCCCAAGGGCTTAAGCATGAAAGTGGTAATGAGAACTCGCATATGATCACTTCCTTTTtctgattttcaaaaaattttccatttttccaattttccaACTTCACAAAGTTtagctctttatttttttcatccttCCCTACTCATCCaggaatttttaaaaaattatatccatgttttattttctaatatttggtcCTCATTATGTTGTTCTGAATCAGGTTACATCTATGTAAGGGGGTTTTTGGATTAGGTTATTTTTAGATACTTTTGGCTTTTAggcatttttttagttttggaggTGTTTGGaaaagttaaaaagtgcttttaagaAAGAGTTTGTACAAGTGAGGAGTATCCTCGTGACTCTAGCTTCTTTTTGGTGCATCTATGAGGTTCCTAATTATATGGATGATTTGGTTACTTTTTGTGAAATAGAATACTATCTTTTGGTATACTACTTGAATACAAGGAGTTCCcctttaataaaattattgacttaatctaaaaaaattaattaagaaaatagcaAGTAAAGACACAGGATACACAAGTGCATTATCACAAACTTCACCAGCTATATAATTGTATCATCTGGAAATAAATCGTTTAAGAGTAATTATTACAAAATGCTGCAGGGAGACTCTGGTGTGTTTGATAAGCTTTGTCCATGGAAGATGCTTTGGAAGACCAAAGCACCACCTAAGGTGGCATGTTTTAGTTGACTAGAAGCACATAGTGCATGTTTAACTCGAGAAGACTTCAGAAGAGAGGTTTACACCTATGCAGTAGATGCTTTCTTGTGAGAATTCCTCTGAAACAGTAGATTATTGACTTTTGCATTGCTATCAAACTTGGGAGGTCTGGGGTTTTCTCTTGGATGTATGTGGGGTTCTATTGGAAAATGACATTTATTATGTGGTTGGCAGGCACAACATGTGAAGAAGAGGCAATACAAGATGTATCCCTATCTATAACGCAGAGACAGTGTGGCTGTTTTGAAGGAAGAAAGGATTCTTTTCTATATGTCAAATTCAGTTGTATCCCAAAATtagagttttggttgaaggaaaaAATTGTAACTAGCACATTAGATACAGTATCTATTTGAATCTCTGGCTACACAGGACCTTATCAATCTGTCCTGCTTTTTTACTGTTTTTGGTACCTCCTTGGTACTTGCGTAATTATTACCTTACCTAATCTTTtttgaaaatgtaaaattaCCTTACCTTATCAAAAAGATAGTTAAATAAGGActattagtattaatttatttttcttcctccAAACACAGAGTCTTGCTTATGGTAAAATAAATGCCAAAACTGAATCAACAGCAAACTTGTAATGGTGGTAACCCAATTTTCTTCTGGCCTCATGGTCAAATAGAATTTCAAGGATCTTAACAAGCATGACTATCTTCCCTGCAATTTTCAAAACACCGAGGGAAGAAAAAGACGAGCAAATATAACAGCATTATGCTAACAGAATACCTGACAATAGCCGACTGAGGGATTGTGTCGAGCATAGGCTGTAAGTAAACGCCTTAAAGCATTTCTTCCATCTTCGTCTAGAGCAGGATGTCCAGGAAATGTCCGTGGTAGATCCTGCAATAAAACAGCAAGATAAGATTGAACCCAAAATAGACAAACCAGCAGTAACATAACAAAAGTTACTCAAAAGAATAGTTGACATATAGCACATTCAATGACCTTCTCAATCTGCCCTCTCCATTTCTCAGGTATACATACAGAGTCCATGCTTGGATTAACAGAATTTCCAGAGTCTTCAGATTCCACACTATTACGCTCTGTATTATTACCAGATCCAGTGCCTAACGCAAGCAAATCTTGATAATAGGTCTCCGTTCTGCGTACCCTCACGCCCACAAAGGCTTGCCAAACCTGATATTCCAATATTAAGCTTACGTGAATAAAGATAGTGCATGAACTCATACTACTTTAAAGAACACGATCATAAGgaaatttcaaaagattatatgtACCTCTCCCCTGAGATCCATGGGTACACCACCCTGAACAAGACACTCCAATTCTTCTTTCCAAGGAGGCAAAGACTCTTGACTAGAATAAGCCAAATGGCTAACAGTATCATTTAAAGGGATGTCTTGCATGGAATCTAATTCAGATTTGTCCAAAGATTCTGATCTTTCCATATCATAAAACTCATCTTCTGAGTCCTCTTCTGATACTCCTTTCATGGGTCTAGACTCTTCAATTGCAGGAAGGGGCTTCCGCAGACCAGAACCTTGCTCCTGTTTGACTAagtttactttcttttttacaCGAGTGCTCATCATATCCTCAACAGCACATAGAGACGGTCTAATTTCCGTCCATTTTTTAGCCTGACAAATTTTCCTCTCTACAGAGATCAATGTATCATCCTTCTCTATTGTGCTTACAAGTTGACCTTCTTCTCCATTCTGTGCATCAAAACGTACCTCCTGAGCAATTGGTTCAGCACCAGGATTAGTTGAACTTTTGTCTGCAGATATCCCATTTATGGGCAACTCAGCAGACTCTGCTTGACGCTCCAAGAAATCCTTCCACCTATCAGAtctctcttcctcttcttccttaaAAATAAATGCATACAGGGTGAGATAATGAGGGAATATTTGCTGCTAGATTGCTGAGAAATGTGATATAAGATAAAATGAAGATATTTGGAGCTTCACTTCAGCTAATTATGGAGAAATTATCGATTTTAGTCTCCCCCCCCCTCACCGCCGCCCGGGAGGGCTCTCCTGTCTAATTCTCAAAAAGAATGAACAGGATATTAACTAGTAAAACAGAAATgatgacaaaaaaaaagtacctTATAGATATTAACATATTCACGGTATCTTTGTACATGCTGAGGCCGTACTGCGAATCCATAAGCATCCCTGTTAACACTAAAACCTATTAGTGAAAAAATTCAAGCAACAGTTTATGGAAACAAAAATCTTTACAAGTAGAAGTTCCCAGGGAAAACATGTTTAATGTAGTGATGTGATGATATGCTTTTCTTGATATTAATTATCCTCTTTTACTAGTcttattttagatataaaattttacttggtcttaattcttttttgttaGGGATGGAATTCTAGTAGTTTGAATAActcttatttctttaaaattctcCATCATATATATAGGACCTTCATATTCTCTGTTTAAATTACTTGAataatatttgttgaattgaTTTACTACATTAATATTTCTGTCTATGTAAAGAACCATATCTTTTTGTAGGTCTCCACTCTTTGGTATACCTCTTTGTATACGGGTTTTTATGCCCAAACtgttatcaaaatttattatttttatcaatagataaaacaactatctctgTCCCTTCTCCCTCCattccccccctccccccactaTTCTCCCCCtctcctttctctctttcttctcttgctacttttttttttttgaaactggtaactttCTTCTCTTGCTATTCTTCTCCCTTCTTCCCATTTCTCATCTCTTCTCCTTACATTTCTCCTTAACAATTCTCAGTAACATCAATATGGTACTGGAGCACAAGTTCCTATGCATCACACAACACATGGCCACTCATTGCCTAAGCTGTTCATCCACTTCAGAGTTCAGATGGTGGTTTGCACAATTACCTGATTCAATGAAAAGGTGAACAACCACATTCTACTAATTCAAATCTTTTGAGAATCACATTAATAATCTCACCCAACATATCGAATTTTCTCCAATCATGAGGATAATGTCATCACTTGatattactttttcttttttctgataAGAATTATATTGACTCAAACAACACCAAGCAGGTGCTAAGTTGCAGAaacttaaatttcaaattcctcCTAGCTCTTTAAGTCCCATGAAGACCAAAAAAGAGCCAAACTCGTTAACATTTTGCATTTTAcaccaaaaagtaaaaaaactgTAAGTATCTGTACATTATAAATTGTAAAACCTCCTTCCtcatttttttccctcaaaAACGTCTCTGATTCCTTTCACACCAAATGGTCCACAGAACGTAAGAAGGGACACTATCCAATATGTCGCTTTCATTCCCtttctcatatttttccttGCCTACACTCCGAAGCTTGTTTCGTACAATTTGTAATTACCCATTGTACCTCAAACAGATTTAGAAACGAACCAAATATTTGTCAGGTAGCAGAACAATGGAGAAGTTAGTAATTTGTTGTTTCAGCATCTCCATTGCATGAAGTTGCTGCATAAGTTGGGCTCCCTTCTCTGCAAAAACTTGTGTGAGACAAGTTCTATTATTTGAGAACTGGTACATAGTATTCCCCAGCATTAAGAACATGCTATAGACTTCCAAACAATTATGAACAATTGTGGCCTAAGGCATAAGCTAGTTACGGAGTCCTTAGAAGACTTACTAACTGATTAACTTCCTCTACATTTGCTTCTTTTCACCAAAAATAGAAGTTCATAATACAGTTCCACTTAATTTTCTGGGGAGGATTAAACTATCTTCAAAACCCTCCCATTTTTTTCCCTCCACAATATCCTCCATATGCATGAAAGAATTGCTCTCCATCATCTCTTTTAGGTCTTGCTTCCCCCCTCCAGATCCAGGATCTTGGGGGCTTAGGAGGCCTATGAGACTAAAAAGGAGGACCATATCGGTGAAGTCACTTTGCAATGTAGGAACAGATGACTGTTTGTCTGTGCAGCCTCATAGGAAACATCTTGATTCAATTTAAAAACCCCTCATCTGTAAAGCTCCATGAGTAAGGCTCTTCTGATAACCAGCCAGGTGAAGCATTTGATCTTGGTTGGTACCAGACATTTCCACCCATTTTTCCAAGGGCCTGTCATGCTTCTAGGTTGCCTCAACACTTCCATTTTATCCACTCTATTCACTGAAGTTTTCCCATCATTGTTATGCTTCCACTTGATTGCATCAGGGGTTGGGGAGGTGCCCATGAAATGCCAACTTTCTGTAATAGCCTAGCTACCCTATCCACTTCCCAGTCATCTAAATTCCTTCTGAAACATATGTTCCATCCTTGTGGAATCCATGTATCTTCCACACTATGGAAAACAAGTCAGGAAAGGTGGCCATCAGGGGCTCCTGGTCATTCCATGCTTCTTTTCAGAACATGATTTTGGTACCATTTCCCACTTTGTAGCATGTGTGGCTGTATAGGGTTGGCCATAAATTCCTGATAGTCCTCCACACTGATACACTATAATAGTGTCCACTTCATCCGTGCACCAATGACTAGTTTGTCCATATTTGCTCTTAATTACCTCTTTTCACAAAGCTTGGTCTTCATTAGCATATCTCCACAATCATTTCATTGATAGGAGCTGTTATGTAATTTCAAATTTCTGATGCAAAGGCCCCCAGGACACCTATTAAGTTGAACATTTTCCCATAACCAAATGAAAGCCCTTACCCTCTTTGTTCCCAAACCATAGAAAGTCCCTTCTAATTTATCAAGTTACTTCACCACCAAAGCTGGAATAGGGAACATGGACATGACATAAGTAGGAAGAGAATTAAGGACAACATTTATCAAAATCAATCAACCCCCCAAGGGACAGATATTGTGACTTCCACCTTGAGAATTTTTTCTGTCTTCTCTATTATCCCATCCAAAATATCAACTTCTTATGTTTGTTACCCAAAGG
This genomic window contains:
- the LOC125855017 gene encoding uncharacterized protein LOC125855017, which encodes MEAETAVLNPPTISFDNKRDAYGFAVRPQHVQRYREYVNIYKEEEEERSDRWKDFLERQAESAELPINGISADKSSTNPGAEPIAQEVRFDAQNGEEGQLVSTIEKDDTLISVERKICQAKKWTEIRPSLCAVEDMMSTRVKKKVNLVKQEQGSGLRKPLPAIEESRPMKGVSEEDSEDEFYDMERSESLDKSELDSMQDIPLNDTVSHLAYSSQESLPPWKEELECLVQGGVPMDLRGEVWQAFVGVRVRRTETYYQDLLALGTGSGNNTERNSVESEDSGNSVNPSMDSVCIPEKWRGQIEKDLPRTFPGHPALDEDGRNALRRLLTAYARHNPSVGYCQAMNFFAGLLLLLMPEENAFWTLMGILDDYFDGYYSEEMLESQVDQLVLEELVREKFPKLVNHLDYLGVQVAWVTGPWFLSIFMNMLPWESVLRVWDVLLFEGNRVMLFCSALALMELYGPALVTTKDAGDAVTLLQSLTGSTFDSSQLVLTACMGYQNVNEARLEVLRNKHRPAVKAALEERSIGLRVLRNPQGLVSKLYSFKHDSGSAILGATKTDQKADTETNSDVSQTDSASANMDELYMGLNGSVEIDSVPDLQEQVGWLKVELCKLLEEKRSAELRAEELETALMEMVKQDNRRQLSARVEQLEQEVAEIRQVLADKQEQENVMLQVLMRVEQEQRVTEDARRFAEQEAAAQRYASQMLQEKYEEAMGNLAEMEKRLVMAESMLEATLQYQSGQNKVIPSPRSTQKDSSTVRCSQDSSPEIPARKISLLSRPFGLGWRDKNKGKPAEEVNDSKPVNEETSPNTQQKEMNGHQMEEKLQEV